Within Labrus bergylta chromosome 18, fLabBer1.1, whole genome shotgun sequence, the genomic segment GAGATATGCATCATGGGAAGACGGGTGTCAGGGCGCAGGTAACACTCATGGTGACCTGTGCTGAGAGCATCATGGAAGATTTGCACTGCATAGTCTGTGAAGAGAGATAGCATGTATTGTATTGTAGGTAGCTGTAACAAACCATTGTAGTCGTGAATATTTGGGAGATATGCAGATTGACATTGAGTGATGTAATACCTGTAGTTCCCCCTCCAGGCGGTGTGTTGACTGATATAACACCTGGGTAACGTAGGCAGCGAAAGTCCAGACCATATTTGTGATGAAGATACtagaaaaaaatgcaacaaatgtTGAGATGTAGTCATGTTTTACAAGGTGTATGGGTTTGTGTCAGCATTTTAAGATAACATCAAGATTAACCAACCTCCCCCATCAGTTCTCCATGCACTTTTGACACACCATAGATGGTTCGAGGTCTTTGGACACAGAGGTCAGGGGCTGGATCACGTGGAGAAGAGGGACCAAATGCTCCAATGGTGCTGGGGACAAAGAGGCGTAGGCAGTTCTCTAAGGCCAAGTCAAGCACATTATGGAGGCCTATAGGTGGACAGAAAATGATCCAaaaaggaaatttaaaaaagggtcAATCCCTATGATAGGCAATACATTTAAATGGTGTTTGTATCCAGCAGACCTGTGATGTTTATCTTGCGTGCCAAAGCCACATTAGCCTCTCCAACAGCGCTGAGCAGAGCGCTGTAGTGGACCAGCCAAGTCACACGATTGTTTACGATCAGTTCTCGAAGATGTTTGTAGTCCAACACGTCAGCGTAAACAAATGGACCTAATGGGAGAAAAGataaaagagggaaataaaaaataataacaaatgatttaaaatggACGGAACAAAATGTGAGTAAATCGCAGCTTAAGAAAAGAGGTTTTGCATACCACTGCTGACAACATGAGGTGGAGGCTTCTTAATGTCCGACAGGATAACATTATCTGTTCCGTACTGTTTCCTAGACATTAATATAGACATGTTATTAAGTTTCTGATACTTCGACAACATTAAACGTCTTAAAGAGTTTTGTATAACCCACCTCAGTATCTGTGCGAGTCCTACACCTAACTGTCCCAGACCACCTGCATACAGAGACAAGTTTCATATTTAGGCTGGTACATGTTTACTTACTAAACAAGATGATGTTTCAAGTTTactataaaaaatgaaatttaagtttttggtctttgagtttttttttgtttgttccaaAGCTTAGTCATGGGACTAAAAGTGACTGCAGGCTATTATTCTCCCTGCATCACCCATTTGCTCTTTAAAATCACCAGCACTGTCTGTGCGTGCTCTATTGTGATGAGGCTAAATGGGGTCCTGCTACTGGCGCAGACTGAAAAcaagtaaaacagaaaaaaacacagcacataTGGCTACAAATCCTCCATTTTTGTTGATGAAACTCTATAGCTCCTTGCTAAACCactatttaattaaatataaacataacaTCTGCCTGTAAGGGTGGGAGTAACTCGCACAGCTCCCTTTAACGGTTTTCTATAGGAGGCACTCAACCCCTATTGTAACAGCTCTGCAGTCAACAGTACATAACAGTTAGATTTGAAAGCGGTAGAAAACAATGGTAGCTTGACTAGACTAGTACAGCTCTTGGTTCAGTGAATTTATCCTAACTTTATCCTTAATGGATGAATGTCATGAGGAAGCAGCTATGACATGAGAACTGTGTATTACCTGTGATGAGGACACGGGGGTGTTCCTGAGGAGTGGGGGATGTGCAGGTCTCTTGATTGTTCCACCTGCTCATCTGCCTGGGCAAACAGCTGAAGCTGCGACCTGGCAAACCTCGCACCCTGCTCAGACAACCTCGGCAAAACATGCCCAGCACAGCCATAGTGGGCACACAGACCCGCACACCTGGTTGCATGTCCAGTAGCAGTTCTttgaaaagttaaaacaaattgAACTAGAAAGAACTGGTTACCCAGAACTTCAATATACTGATAACCTTCATGGCTTTTGTTCaaagaatacatttatttaaattaaattacagGAGGATACAGACAATATTTTTTACCTGTGTGAAAATCCAAAATACCAACAGATGAGTCTCGGTCCAAAACCAGCCGTGCAACTTAGTAAATCCCGAACTattgctctaaacaaaatgacCAACTCTGACTATGAGGTCAGTTTAGTAAACACATTAACTACTGGTTAAATAAGCAGGTGAAGAAAGTCATGCTGGGTTGTGTGGTCCTTGTCCACTTTGTATAATCACCAGCTTGTGGCTCTTGACTAAAACAGACTACAGTCTCCAGCTTGCAAAGCTCCATGTGTGCAAACATGCTGACTTGCTGTGCACAGGGATTTGTATTGTGAAGAGTGTTTAGCTGAGCTTAACAGGACTGGGAGGTGTGTCACATATACAGCTTTCCTCTTTTGATATTTATGAGTGAATATATGACAGAATAAATAACCCAAAGAGGATGATGCAACATTTTGAGAACCTTTTCAGCATTTTTAAAGCACCCAAATATGGTTTGAAAATGCGGCCtcaaaagacattttgaaagagtaaaaaaaaccataataaatatttaaatgtgattggttgtaaaaggaaaaaaaagccacagtAAAAGGCATTGCATATTGGTTActtttctctttaaaacatgCTCCACATGTTCAGGCTGAGACTCTTCAATTGTTCAGAATTGTCTGAATGTTCATCAGCTAAGTGCCAGCTTTCCCCACTCAATGACCATGTTTCGTATTTCCTCCTGAGCCTCTTCAAGGTGACGACTCTGCTGGGTCCACCTCAGGAAAAAACCTGAGAATCAGAAATGAGCATAAGTCAGTTTTAACACTTAAAGTCCACGAATGAGTATAAATAGCAAGGCTGTAGGCTTATATCACAaagtaatttttattttattttattttaaagtaatttaacCGGGAGAATCTCATTCAATTAGATTAAGAATCtaatttgtaatttataatttgcaatttatttcaaggatagccccttgagatgcatcatctcattttcaagggggtccttacaaaacataaattaatcatcataatacaaaatcaaaataaaaggtaaatccaaaacataataccaaacatttaaacacagagacacccacaccacaaacaaacacacactcacattcactcaCACTTAATGCTCCCCCAAGCCTAGCCACCCACCAACCAGCCAGtattacacaatcagaaaaattctcaagagaaaaaaataataagaataataataagaagaaaaaaagaaggaaaacctctgcataaatatatgcatacacactatacagtacTTACACACATAGTGTACGCAACATTAAGGCACAAGGTACAGAACAGTACATACATGTAGATGTGAGGTACATGAGTGCAAGCAAGAGGAGAACAGGTCCACACAAACTAAGttcaacagagaaagaaaatcaaaagcaagagCAGGATGTTTGACAATGAGTAAGTAGAGATGATTTAAAGATGTGATAGATCTAAGTGAGCGAGGTAGGTTATTCCattctttaaatttaaatgcacTGCGACCAATTTCTTTCCTGATTCTTGGTGTGAGGAAAAATAGATGATCAGTATGCCTTAGACTATACTGTGAACTGAAAGGGATTAGAAATTGTTTCAAGTACGGAGGAAAATTAaaatagatacatttaaaagtaaatagTGACCAATGAAATGTCCTTCTGGACTTGGGACCCAGCCAATTCAAGGACTCATACATTAGGCAGTGATGGGTCCTATATGGACACCTCAGAACAAATCTACAGAGACTGTTGTGTAAGATACTGAGAGGTCGAAGATTTGTCTCTGAGGTGTTCCCATAGATAACATCAGCATAATCAAGGATTGGCAGCACCAATTGTGTCACGATTCTTCTCCGGACTTGCagtgaaaaacattcaacagaaCGATAAAGTGATTTTAGACGACCATATATTTTCTTAGAAATTGAGTTGATATGAGGTTTGAAAGATAACTGGGAATCTAGCCAAAGGcccaaatatttaaattcatctACTTTTTCTAATGCTGTTCCATCCAGGAAATTAATATGCCACTTTTTTGTTAAGGGCAAAGAATCTGGTCGAGTGCAGAACaacataaaatatgattttttcttATTCAGAAGAAGCTTATTGACAGAGAACCATTTTTGGACTAGATTAAAATCAGATTGTATTGAATATTGAATTTGTGAAATGTCCGAACTGGAGGAGTATATtacagtgtcatctgcatataaatgaATTTGACAGTCAGAACAGACTTGTGAGAGGTCATTGATGAAGATGGAGAATAATAGAGGACCTAAAGATGAACCTTGTGGCACACCTTTATCAATAATCTTGAAGTCTGACTGGCtgccctgaaaaaaaacacattgacttccataatgaagaaaagagttgaaaaacaacaaagagtcaGTAGAGAGACCAATAGCATGTAGTTTATATAAAAGGAGATAGTGATCAACAATGGGAAATGGGAAAGATTTGAGGCCACAATGATATTCCCCTACCACCTTTTTACAACTAAAATCAAAGTTGATTCTTGACTCTAAGTGGATGATTGTGTCAAATGTTAATAACATTGGGCTTCATTCACAAACGGTTCTTAAGaaggaaattatttttaaacgcCATTTTCATGCAATGTTTAATCTGCAAAATGTTGATTCTGAATATAAACTCAGCAGATAGGTAAGAATGTTTCAAACGTATGCTGAAAATAGGCTGCACGGTGGAGCAGTGGTTggtgctgttgcctcacagcataAAGGTTTCAAGTTCTAATGCAATGTATGCCATGTCCATATTCTCCATGTGCATGCATGGGTTCCCTCCAGGTACTTGATCGATAGATTCATTGGTGACTGTAAATTGCCAGTGGGTGTGAGCGTGAAAGTTTGTCTGTCTGACTGCTGACCAGGATGGATGTTGAAAATAGAACACTTACTCCTGATGATAACAATAATCCACCTTTAAACACCAGTAAATTTACAAATCTGTCACATGTTGCATTGTTTTACAGTAGAAGCTTTAAGAATAAATATTAAGTCTAATCATAATGTGTCTCCATGATGATGAGATATGATCATCTTTCAGTCATGTATTTCTCTCAAATTTAAGATCAAACTATTTTATTTCACTTCGCCGGGTGTGTCCTTTTCTGATGTCTTTATTAACTGAACAATTGATATCATAATGTATGTGTCTGTGGTAGACTACTACTGACACTCCTAATATAACATAATAATTGTTTCTCACTTATATTAGCACTGTTTCCATATAAGAACTACCAAAGTTTCTCTCACATTTGCAGTTCAGTGTGAAATCGTAAGATCATAAGATATTAGTTTAGGAATTCCTgacttctctctttttcttttcatcagtgtgagttctgtgtgtttttagtttagttgtttttagtttttcagtttatttgaatcagtgACAGTgtacaacaaaaacattagtctcagaagagaagggAGCTTATCCAGTGACTAGAGGTATCAGCTAATTATTTCTCAGATATGGGCCGATATTACaagatttatttaccagtcaaaggccatttcatttgagttttattgtattACAGCAGTTCTCTtcctggctgtcaccagcaaaATGTGCTATTAGTTTTAAAGCAAGCGTTATCAATCAAaacatgtgcagttactttccagttgagtgaccatcttgtcttaaTAATACTGCATATCTCTCCCACAGGGGTTTGATCGGCATTTAAGcaatcaacacaataaatatgtatatccagatctatctatctttacagatcgaacatagatctaagaaagatatcaatATCAATATCGGTATCCAGATTGGTGGCGCCATAATTTACATATGCTAATAAGGAAAAACAGGAGGTTATGGCTTCATAAACTCGAGAACACAGGTGCAACTAAGAGCACACtcactaggcaatccgtaccgtgcccaagcatgcttcaccctaaagtccagttcctttgaccagtgtgagtgctctgtACCGTGCTCAAGGACGGTACActttccttggccctggcataCTTGAAAGAGGCATGCTTCAGAACGGTACAGTTCAATCGtgcaatcgtgcttaagcatgGTACTGGACAACTCTGCCAGTGTGAATTATCCTGTTCAATAAACAGGTTCATGATTCTGCATTAGATTTTCATTAGAAACATTATTCAGATtacacatttgattaaaatgtacatttggcCCATTCCTTTCAGGTGTTTGGTTTCTCAAGTAACTGAGTTGATATATAAACTAAGATATATGATAGGAATATgggcagaaaaacattttttccaggacattatgatgtcacagtgaagtagaacttttacatttttttgtaaaaaagcAGCATTATTGAGCATCAATTTTAAAATATGTCCTCCAGGAAATCATTTGATATTGAGTTCTTATGAATAGGTATGACATGAGGTTAGTGACACTGACCTTTGTGTTTAGTTCATCCTTAAGAAAAAGTTGAGTTTTGTGCCAAATAAGAAGACATTTTAAGCGCAACAGAGTAACAGACAACTTCTGGCTGTCACTGGCAAAGtgcataaaaaatattttaaaaaatcataaaaataatgaatatacACAACTCTGTATTCATGTTTAAAGTTACCTCTCCAAAGCTGCAGGGACTGAGGGTGAACTGAGGGCCAGATTGCTAGCTCAGTGGGTTCATAGAGCGGGTTAGAGTAGTAGTCTCTCTCCCTGGGCCTCAACAGAGCTTTGAACAAACAGTGAGTCCTTTCCATCACTCCTAGAGCCCACCTGAGAGAGAAGAACGAGGTGTAAGGTAACTATCTAGTCtcaagaagaaaaatatatactttattaatcccgtgAGCGGAAACTCAATCgttcactctgttgttgaacatgataCATATACttgtgcacaaacaggatcctatggacatgcattaatggagagatgtcagagtcaggggtctgcccacagcgagcactcctgagctggtgggggttcagtgccttgctcagggggacctctgcagtgctcaggaagtgaaactGGCACCTCTcgagctaccagaccaacttccggATTGAGTTTGCACCTGGACTTGAACTGGTCActctccggttcccaacccaggtcccttcagactgagctactgccgcccctaaAACATCAATTCCCATTTCCGGGCCACACAGAGAAGTACCACTGACCTCTCCTGATGGCTGTTGCACAGGAAGGTGCCAAAGTCGGAAGCGTAGGCCTCAGTCGCCAGCCTTAGAAGCAGTGCCTCAGAGAAACCCAGTGCCAAGGGAAACTGACGCCAGAGTTGCCACACAcagtccagcagcagcaggaagacgGGGGACTCCTGCTGGAGACGGGCGTGTGAAAAAGCTGAGTGGGCACATCGCTGCATGAATGGGTGTCCTGCCTGGAGAGAAGAACACTGATTTACATAAACTGCCAAACCTGTCTAGTAtcaatgtgtatttgtgtcaaGCATATCCCTCCAGATCTGTTCAGCCCACTTatagctgtttttctttttatttattttttgaggggggggaggggttctGATTGGTGTAGCACCCAGTCAAATACTCCAGTCCTGAGGATGCAGTTTGGGACTGAGCTTTCTAAAACTTGGCCAGCTTGATTGTCTGCAGGCAGGGTTTCACACAATTGCAATTGTACCTCTCAAGTTGTTATTGCCAATGCTGTTTCTAAAGATATATAAACTATATCAATTGTCTATCAGAATGTATATGCTGTTACCACGCTAAACAAAATCAAGGCACCAGCTCAGGTACCTTGGACTGGGCAAGCACAGTTCTTATAAGATCACAAACAAATTCCAACATTTTTTCCTTGTTAAACTTaactaaacaaacataaacTTCCATAATGTTATGTTTCTGTTGAAGGTAAACATATACAAGGATTATGGTTTAATAATGGACGATTAATGTTTAGCTGTGACTTGTTATGCCGTTTCCCTGAAATCTACATAAAGTTACAATGTAcgtgttaaaataaatgtttggaaGGAGAAGCAGGTTTTGTAAAAATCCATGCCCACCCATGCATTAGACTgaatatgactttttttttctctcgcaGCATTTCCTTTTCTTGAGGGGTAAACTGTGAAGCAATATCTGTGAAGCAAGATATTTGGTAATAACAGCATGAAGAATAGTGCTTGAAAGAGATCTTCCTTtggatttaaaatgtcatctttattgaAATGTTATGCAAGTCTCAAACATTATTTCAGACACAGACTCAGTAAATCTAAAgctattcaatattttcatagGTGCATTATAGGGtttgaaaaacataatttaaaatatGTGGTTACCCTGTCCTAATGCTCCTGTGTCTCTATTTCAAGTcctgttcatatttttttaaatgtacagttCAAATGATACattatacatttacatacattttagattattagacacacacataaatacactcACCTGTACCCACTCCCTCTCTAGCAGAGCCAGAAAGCCCTCCAGGGAGCGGCAGTGTGGATCCATGATAAGCTGAGCCAGAGTGCTGATGAGCAGAGTGGAGTCCTTCCCTTCAGAGCCATGTACTAGAACTGAGTGTCCGTCCCTGGCCAACACAAATAGACAGCAGTCCTTAACTTAAGTGCTGCTGACAGGTTTTAATTGttgcatgtctttttttaaattatattttgtcCTTGCATTTATGTCCAGCCATGCTATTTACATATGTGTCAAGTGTACAAGTGTCTCTTTAGACCTTCTTGAttaaataatgatgataatgtggTTAAGGTATTCCAACTTTCTTGTGCTAAATTGAAGCTTCTTATGTGTTGTGTTAAACATAAATTATTGTTACACATTTGTTCACAAGATGTGTAAGGATCaatttgattcattttattgGACCGACGCGTTTCataccctgatgaaggccacaaacCAAAACGCGTCAGCCTAATAAAGTCAATAAAATTGATCTTCATACGATAAGTGTTGcaggagctttttgacctctttcaCTCTCCATTCATCTTGGTATAGTTGGTGTAGTTGCCAGAAAATCCTACTCtgctttgcattttattttacaagttAGAACTTCCTATTAATTACCCTACTGCCAAATTTcttagggtaaaaaaaaaaaaaacagattcacagAAGGGATCAAACTTTGCAGTTAGACAACAATAGGTGCGCACCATCAGTACCAATAGCACAGACGAACACCTGGTTGGAGTTCCTACCTCTCCACACACTCTGCCAGCAGGCCAGCAGTTGAAAGGGCGGTTTGGACGTAAAACAGCCACTTTGAATTCTCAAGCTTACTAAGCCAACGATCCATATTATTGGACTCGTCACCACAGGCCTCCACCAGCTTAATCAGACTCTCTTGCAGCGCTTTACCTCTGCAGACaacaaaaaagtgaatgaagtaagtttaaagagacagaacagCATCCACGACTCCTCAACCgtttctcacatacacacacttttccATTTGTCTGTGCAGTCTCTTCCAGCAGCTGTAAGAGGATTTGGACTCAAACCCTCCACCTGTCATCCGTGCCTGCGTCGCCTGCTGACTGGAGCGTGTGTCAATAATATAACCTTTGTCTGAGCCATCAAGCACAGCCTGGAGGAGGTCCTCGTCTTCTTTGCAGCGCTTCCTATTGGCTCCTGGCAGCGGCTGACTGCTGCGCATGATTACCTGCAAAGGTTTTGTTTGAATGTAATCGTTACGTTTTTTTGTATGAATTGTAGGATTTTGGTCAGGGTACATAAATGAGACGCTCACCATGCCATTCTTCCTGTGATAGTAGCAGAGGACAGGGAAGCGTCCCCCCTGTCTGAACTTGGCAACCTTTTTAAGCATGCTATCGTCTATGTTCTTTGGGACGATGACAGCTGGAGGGTAAGAGGGACACACTGAGTAGTCTCTGTTCACAGTGCTCACTCGCCATCGATCATGCTgcaaacagaggagagagaggatcaGGAAGAGAAGTCACAGTTACACATAACCAATGAATGGTGACGGAAAAAGTACACTTTCATGTATTTGTAACCCTTTATAATCTTTGTACACTACCAACTGAAGTTTCACGCTAACCACCCTGTTTTGTGGCTTTATGTCAAAAGATACAAAAGCTCTGCTGTTGAATTAGTTCACCTTCCTCCTATATACATGTAGCACTTGCTTCCTGCTGAATCACAAAATCTGAACTCAGAGGGCAGAGCGACTTTGTTTTTCCACTCTTGATTTACATGACACAAGTGTGACATAAGACTACAAGAGGCCAAAACTAAcacaaaaagtacattttcacCCCAAAATGGCAAATTTCTACCTGAGGGCAAAATCATCAGACCATTTCACACCATTTGACTCTTTTATTAtctttgaaatttaaaaaaacatgaaaatggcGACTCAAAAACTATCAAAAAATCAATCCTTCTTCAATAAGACATTACTGCTGATCAACCCAAAGCttttttgagtttatttttcagAGCGTAGATTGATTGTTACATCAACATTTTACAAGTGTTCTATTTAGCCTGTTTAAGAAGATTGGATTTGTAACGCTAAAGCTGAATACAAAATATGTTGAATGCAATGTAGTGTATTTGAACAACATATTTCTCCTCTTTGATTAAAAAGGTGCACTGTTAACACATTAAGGCAAATAGTTAGATGAACAGGTCTGACagaggaatctttttttttaaatctagccCTACATTTGTATTGAATAGGTCtgtaataaaaattaaaaaaaaacagaagtgagcATTAGAGGAGCTGGTAGGCTATTTTTCAGAACAATGAATTACCACAATTTAAAATTTGACATGAGACATATAGGCTCCAAACAAGTTCTTCAGAGTGAAGAACAGACATGTAACTACGACTGCAGACATGTACATGTTCTTGGAACATTATgcctgtaaaaacacacacaacaatgtTGCCCTCAGGGTCGGCCCCTCACCATAGTGACACactatttcccagaggaaggtTCATGTCTATTAGGCACGTATTCAAGCTGTGTGCAGCACATTCTGGAGTTCCGCGAAAACAAATACAAGCAAAGCAACAGGGATATCCTGCCTCCTGACCCATCCTCAGTTTCCTGGTTGGATTGTTGTTATAAAAaactgtctgtatttgtgtgatCATATTATGTTTTTCATTCCTCCACAAGAGAAAGAGACATAcggaaacatttctgttttgcttACGAGCTCCTTCATTTGACTGTAGAGCTTTTCAGTGGATGAGAGACCCCACTGGTCCTGCAGGCTGAGATCAGAGGGTCTGTGAAAGAAAGGATACATCTCCGAGGCACAGTCCAGACAGGACAGGGTCTAGAGAAAGAACACTTCATCAGATTTAAAGCCCACAAGAAAGGAATTGTGTATTTAAAGAGAGGACATAAAATGAGAACAAAATACTTATATCCATGTTTGCTATATGTTACAGGCTTAGAAGGTTTagcatattttttattataccTCAATAGAGTGTGCAATATTGAGACACTGCTCCATGCCTGGGATGTCAAGCTGGAGCACACGCAGATCTTTACACTTGATGGTTATTGTCCCTGAAGATCCAGACATCCTGGGGGGGGGAAATTAAGCAGAGCAATTGAAACAATATGACCCTGCCACCCCCAGCTAACCTGTTTTGAGTGTAGCAGTGCAGACAGTGTGACTTGCAGCTGTAAAGGAAGGCAAACCTAGTCAGCTGGGCTGTGTGGGTGGGGACATTTTGCAAAAGAGTTTTTGTTGACCAAAAAACACCATAATAATTGGTTTCAGCGATGCttagacttgaaaaaagaagctgttaGGAGTTAGCAACACTCAACAGTGTGTGTAGAAGGTGACACGAACATTTGGTTGCTTAAGTCTAAGTGAGCACATTTTATATTTCCATTATCTGTGAGCAGCATG encodes:
- the tdh2 gene encoding L-threonine dehydrogenase 2 isoform X2, with the translated sequence MAVLGMFCRGCLSRVRGLPGRSFSCLPRQMSRWNNQETCTSPTPQEHPRVLITGGLGQLGVGLAQILRKQYGTDNVILSDIKKPPPHVVSSGPFVYADVLDYKHLRELIVNNRVTWLVHYSALLSAVGEANVALARKINITGLHNVLDLALENCLRLFVPSTIGAFGPSSPRDPAPDLCVQRPRTIYGVSKVHGELMGEYLHHKYGLDFRCLRYPGVISVNTPPGGGTTDYAVQIFHDALSTGHHECYLRPDTRLPMMHISDCHRATVEFMQAPECQLSLRTYNIAAMSFTPEEVAQEIRKHLPYLKVTYNPDSVRQTIADSWPVRFDDSNARRDWGWAPVFGLEELVSDMLRSIREKRTNEGLPVS
- the tdh2 gene encoding L-threonine dehydrogenase 2 isoform X1 yields the protein MQPGVRVCVPTMAVLGMFCRGCLSRVRGLPGRSFSCLPRQMSRWNNQETCTSPTPQEHPRVLITGGLGQLGVGLAQILRKQYGTDNVILSDIKKPPPHVVSSGPFVYADVLDYKHLRELIVNNRVTWLVHYSALLSAVGEANVALARKINITGLHNVLDLALENCLRLFVPSTIGAFGPSSPRDPAPDLCVQRPRTIYGVSKVHGELMGEYLHHKYGLDFRCLRYPGVISVNTPPGGGTTDYAVQIFHDALSTGHHECYLRPDTRLPMMHISDCHRATVEFMQAPECQLSLRTYNIAAMSFTPEEVAQEIRKHLPYLKVTYNPDSVRQTIADSWPVRFDDSNARRDWGWAPVFGLEELVSDMLRSIREKRTNEGLPVS
- the zgc:154055 gene encoding myotubularin-related protein 9 isoform X1 — protein: MEFSEHIKTANVEDVVLRQPLHPPSRGTLCITGHHLLFSDREETGTRQFLLLLKNIDAIEKSVENLSAYSGLFSNAGHSERMSGSSGTITIKCKDLRVLQLDIPGMEQCLNIAHSIETLSCLDCASEMYPFFHRPSDLSLQDQWGLSSTEKLYSQMKELHDRWRVSTVNRDYSVCPSYPPAVIVPKNIDDSMLKKVAKFRQGGRFPVLCYYHRKNGMVIMRSSQPLPGANRKRCKEDEDLLQAVLDGSDKGYIIDTRSSQQATQARMTGGGFESKSSYSCWKRLHRQMEKCVGKALQESLIKLVEACGDESNNMDRWLSKLENSKWLFYVQTALSTAGLLAECVERDGHSVLVHGSEGKDSTLLISTLAQLIMDPHCRSLEGFLALLEREWVQAGHPFMQRCAHSAFSHARLQQESPVFLLLLDCVWQLWRQFPLALGFSEALLLRLATEAYASDFGTFLCNSHQERWALGVMERTHCLFKALLRPRERDYYSNPLYEPTELAIWPSVHPQSLQLWRGFFLRWTQQSRHLEEAQEEIRNMVIEWGKLALS
- the zgc:154055 gene encoding myotubularin-related protein 9 isoform X4; protein product: MEFSEHIKTANVEDVVLRQPLHPPSRGTLCITGHHLLFSDREETGTRQFLLLLKNIDAIEKRMSGSSGTITIKCKDLRVLQLDIPGMEQCLNIAHSIETLSCLDCASEMYPFFHRPSDLSLQDQWGLSSTEKLYSQMKELHDRWRVSTVNRDYSVCPSYPPAVIVPKNIDDSMLKKVAKFRQGGRFPVLCYYHRKNGMVIMRSSQPLPGANRKRCKEDEDLLQAVLDGSDKGYIIDTRSSQQATQARMTGGGFESKSSYSCWKRLHRQMEKGKALQESLIKLVEACGDESNNMDRWLSKLENSKWLFYVQTALSTAGLLAECVERDGHSVLVHGSEGKDSTLLISTLAQLIMDPHCRSLEGFLALLEREWVQAGHPFMQRCAHSAFSHARLQQESPVFLLLLDCVWQLWRQFPLALGFSEALLLRLATEAYASDFGTFLCNSHQERWALGVMERTHCLFKALLRPRERDYYSNPLYEPTELAIWPSVHPQSLQLWRGFFLRWTQQSRHLEEAQEEIRNMVIEWGKLALS
- the zgc:154055 gene encoding myotubularin-related protein 9 isoform X3, yielding MEFSEHIKTANVEDVVLRQPLHPPSRGTLCITGHHLLFSDREETGTRQFLLLLKNIDAIEKRMSGSSGTITIKCKDLRVLQLDIPGMEQCLNIAHSIETLSCLDCASEMYPFFHRPSDLSLQDQWGLSSTEKLYSQMKELHDRWRVSTVNRDYSVCPSYPPAVIVPKNIDDSMLKKVAKFRQGGRFPVLCYYHRKNGMVIMRSSQPLPGANRKRCKEDEDLLQAVLDGSDKGYIIDTRSSQQATQARMTGGGFESKSSYSCWKRLHRQMEKCVGKALQESLIKLVEACGDESNNMDRWLSKLENSKWLFYVQTALSTAGLLAECVERDGHSVLVHGSEGKDSTLLISTLAQLIMDPHCRSLEGFLALLEREWVQAGHPFMQRCAHSAFSHARLQQESPVFLLLLDCVWQLWRQFPLALGFSEALLLRLATEAYASDFGTFLCNSHQERWALGVMERTHCLFKALLRPRERDYYSNPLYEPTELAIWPSVHPQSLQLWRGFFLRWTQQSRHLEEAQEEIRNMVIEWGKLALS
- the zgc:154055 gene encoding myotubularin-related protein 9 isoform X2, encoding MEFSEHIKTANVEDVVLRQPLHPPSRGTLCITGHHLLFSDREETGTRQFLLLLKNIDAIEKSVENLSAYSGLFSNAGHSERMSGSSGTITIKCKDLRVLQLDIPGMEQCLNIAHSIETLSCLDCASEMYPFFHRPSDLSLQDQWGLSSTEKLYSQMKELHDRWRVSTVNRDYSVCPSYPPAVIVPKNIDDSMLKKVAKFRQGGRFPVLCYYHRKNGMVIMRSSQPLPGANRKRCKEDEDLLQAVLDGSDKGYIIDTRSSQQATQARMTGGGFESKSSYSCWKRLHRQMEKGKALQESLIKLVEACGDESNNMDRWLSKLENSKWLFYVQTALSTAGLLAECVERDGHSVLVHGSEGKDSTLLISTLAQLIMDPHCRSLEGFLALLEREWVQAGHPFMQRCAHSAFSHARLQQESPVFLLLLDCVWQLWRQFPLALGFSEALLLRLATEAYASDFGTFLCNSHQERWALGVMERTHCLFKALLRPRERDYYSNPLYEPTELAIWPSVHPQSLQLWRGFFLRWTQQSRHLEEAQEEIRNMVIEWGKLALS